The genomic segment ACTCTTTCTCAATCTGATCCTTATATTGAATAAACATAGAATCTTGCTGCATCTGATAATTTTGAAATTCCTGTTCCTGTTGCTGAGCATATTTTTCAAACTCATCCATATCGGTTTGGGAAAATAAACCGGCAGAAAACGTCAGAGTTAAAATCAATGTTAAAATAATTGCTTTCATCATCTTCTCCAATCTTTTATTTATTTGGCTAAATTTGGTTTATGAACAAATTAATAGTCAAGAAAAGTGAAATTTTTGTGTAAATCAGTCCTCAAAAAAAGGATTCAATTTTTCTACTTCTTCGGCTTGAAAGATAGCAAAAACTTCTTCAGGTGATTCAGCTTGAATAATTTTTTCTTTGATATTTGGGTGAAGGCCAAAAATTTTTGCAATATTCGCGAGCATTTGCAAATGATAAGTATCGTAATATGCTCTTGGAGTAGCGATGAGGAAGATAATGTGGACAGGTTTTTCATCAATTGAATCGAATGGAATCCCTGCTTGGGAAACACCGATTACGCCGCGTATGTTCGGTCCTTCATCAATTATCGCATGCGGAATAGCTAAATTTCCTCCGATTCCTGTAGAAATTTCTTTTTCCCTTTTTGTTATTGACTTCTGTAATTCTTTCAAAGATATTTCGCGTATCTTGTGAGTTTTATACATGAAAATTACCATTTCATTGAGGGCATCCCATTTATTTTCTGCTTCGAGATTAATTTTAATAAATTCTTCTTGCACGAAATCCATCAAACGGATTCTATCTTTATGTTCCTCTCCAGCCAATTTTATTGCTTTTCCGGTAAGTATCGGACCAATCAGTTCGTTCACAACTACCGCAGTTAGCACAATAGCAGTTAGTTGAGAAGCAAAAATCGGAAACAGTTCGCTGTTATTAACTAAGAGAACAAGACCGATAGCTACCCCGGCAATGGGATATAATGCGAATCCGATGTGTTTTCGAATATTTTGAGTTGAACCAGCCAAAGTAGCACCAAGAGTCGGGGCAACAGTTTTGCCGATCAGTCTCGCAAAAATAAAAATTGCTCCGGTATAACCTGCATATTTGATCGCACCAAAATTCAAATGCGTTCCGGCTAGGACAAAAAATAATGTAAACACCTCTTTTTCAATATGCTTGAACGCTCCGAAAAATGTTTTTTGCTGGTGTGAAAAATTCGTGAGAACAATTCCCAAAATAAGACTCGGCAGTATTCCTGAAATATGAAGGAGTTCGGATTCTCCGGTAATCACGACAATCGCAAGAACAACAAGAGAAAGAAATGAGATTTGAATCTTTTTCTTTTTTGAGAAATAAATTACAACGAATCCAACTATTCCGCCAATAACTATGGACTCAAGCAATAAAAGTAAAGGCTTACAAAGAGTATAAAAAATATTCAAATCAGAAATATTTCTCCGATAAAAAATGAAATAATATGCTACATAAAAGATCAAAATAGTCAAAACATTGTTCAGGGCAACGACTGCGAGAAGAGTTTTGGAAAATATCCCCTTCGCTCTTTTCTCCCTAATAATATGTAAAATGGAACCCGGAGCAGTTGCAATCGAGATAGTGGAAAGGATAAGAGATATTTCCCATGATAGATGTGCAACGTATTTTAGGGAGATAAAAACGATGATCGGTGTGAGAACAACATCAGTCAAAGCAATACTTAAAATACGCTTACCGGCATTATGCAATTTCCAAAAATTCAGATGGCTACCGATCAATAAGCCGATGAATCCAAGTGCAAAATTTGTAATTGGCTTGAAACTAATATACGATTGTTCCGGAAAGATAAATAAAACATAATGCCCGATAACTATTCCCCCGATGATTTGAGCAGTAACCGTTGGGATTTTTAACTTTTCCCCGATTTTTGTAAAAATGTATCCGGTAATTAGTATAACCGCAAGAACCAATAATGTGTTACTGTTATTTATCAAGGCGGATTCTCTATGAAAAAATTGGCTGAAGATGGAAAAATCTATCATTGTTTTTTTTCCCGATTATTGTGTAACTTGATCATCCCTGAACAAGAGCGTTTGCCCACAGTTGATTTCTCGCAGCATAGTTAAACTGCGACGGAAACTGTGGGCTTCTAACTAACATGTCAAGAGTTAGATAAATATGATAGAAGCCCACGATTTTAATCGTGGATTTTACATAACAAACGCCAATATTGAACCGTTTTAACGGTTTTTTAAGCGAACTCATTATATTAAAATTTTTGAAACTGAGGTTTTTGATCATTATCCGCATTAACACAAGTTTTTTTTCTTCTTTCTGCATTATTTTTCAGGGCATTTTAAATTTAAATCAAGATGGAAAAAGTAATCATAACTCAAGTTAAAGTTTCACACGTATCACATAAATTCCATAGTCCCTTTAAAGAAATCAACGTCCAGACTCAAAATTGCTGCTCCCCTGTGTTTGTTCAGATTGCCCATAATTTCTTCCACACCGTTCACAATTTGTTTTAGTTTCGATTCGTTGATAAGAGCAAGAATCGTTTTACTATAATTTTTATTTTCACCAAGAAAATTTGTAAAATCCGCAAAAAGAGGAACTTTTGTCAATATCCCTCCCATGCCGATGGAATCAATCACAGTCGATCCTTTTACTCCGACTTCAATAAAAAGTTCCAGAATATCTTCGAGGAATTTCTCTTCATATAAAACAATCAATAACAATTTCTTTTTTTCAATTTTATTCTCAACTGTCTTCTCTTTGGAAGTTTCCATAACAATCGTTTCGTAAATCACTTCCGGAGTTTTTGCGTTAAGCAAATCATAGTACATTTTTTTATTTTTCAGAAACCGAGCAATCTTGGAAAGCAATTGCAGATATTCATTTGGTTTGTTACTCGGACCGATGAGTGCAAAAAAGATGTGTACTTTTTTTTTATCGGCAGCCTCAAAGTTAACTCCCTTTTTGGATATTGCCACGAGCACCAAAAAATCATCAATCCCCTTGAGCTTTGTATGTGGGATGGCAATCCCTCCGCCCAAGCCCGTACTACCTACTTCTTCACGTTCCATAAAAGCATTAAAAAGTTGCTCTTCGCTAAATTTTGAAAACATCTTGGAATCTTTCATAATAGAAACCAATTCGTGCACAACATCTTTTTTTCTTTTTGATTGTAATTCAACCACACACATTTTTTGTGATAATTTATCTTTAAGTTCCATAATATTTTTCCCTTGAATTATTATAAATTTAGAAGTTTAGT from the Candidatus Cloacimonadota bacterium genome contains:
- a CDS encoding DUF3393 domain-containing protein, whose product is MMKAIILTLILTLTFSAGLFSQTDMDEFEKYAQQQEQEFQNYQMQQDSMFIQYKDQIEKE
- a CDS encoding PTS sugar transporter subunit IIA, with amino-acid sequence MIDFSIFSQFFHRESALINNSNTLLVLAVILITGYIFTKIGEKLKIPTVTAQIIGGIVIGHYVLFIFPEQSYISFKPITNFALGFIGLLIGSHLNFWKLHNAGKRILSIALTDVVLTPIIVFISLKYVAHLSWEISLILSTISIATAPGSILHIIREKRAKGIFSKTLLAVVALNNVLTILIFYVAYYFIFYRRNISDLNIFYTLCKPLLLLLESIVIGGIVGFVVIYFSKKKKIQISFLSLVVLAIVVITGESELLHISGILPSLILGIVLTNFSHQQKTFFGAFKHIEKEVFTLFFVLAGTHLNFGAIKYAGYTGAIFIFARLIGKTVAPTLGATLAGSTQNIRKHIGFALYPIAGVAIGLVLLVNNSELFPIFASQLTAIVLTAVVVNELIGPILTGKAIKLAGEEHKDRIRLMDFVQEEFIKINLEAENKWDALNEMVIFMYKTHKIREISLKELQKSITKREKEISTGIGGNLAIPHAIIDEGPNIRGVIGVSQAGIPFDSIDEKPVHIIFLIATPRAYYDTYHLQMLANIAKIFGLHPNIKEKIIQAESPEEVFAIFQAEEVEKLNPFFED
- a CDS encoding PTS sugar transporter subunit IIA; this encodes MELKDKLSQKMCVVELQSKRKKDVVHELVSIMKDSKMFSKFSEEQLFNAFMEREEVGSTGLGGGIAIPHTKLKGIDDFLVLVAISKKGVNFEAADKKKVHIFFALIGPSNKPNEYLQLLSKIARFLKNKKMYYDLLNAKTPEVIYETIVMETSKEKTVENKIEKKKLLLIVLYEEKFLEDILELFIEVGVKGSTVIDSIGMGGILTKVPLFADFTNFLGENKNYSKTILALINESKLKQIVNGVEEIMGNLNKHRGAAILSLDVDFFKGTMEFM